Within the Beduinella massiliensis genome, the region CGGTTGGAGCCGGTCCGGGCCGAACAGCACACAGGTCGGCGGGAACGGAAGCAACGGAACGAGCTGGTCAGTCCCTGCAAACGACGCAGCCTATTACGTATTTAACGACGCATCGACCGGGAGGCGGCTGGGAGTTTCGGGCGCGGGCGGAGCGGCGCAAGCGGGCGGAAACGCAGCAGTCGGAAACGCATCGCTTGCAGGAACGAGATACGGGTCGGGCGGCAATGGAAATGGCGGAGACGGCGGATCGGGCATCGTCGCGGTGCGCGTAGGCAGATACTTGTCGTAAGGCGGCGAGGGGAGATGCTTCCGTTTTAAGAAAAGCGGATATAGACGGAGCGCGGGAAGAAAGGCATGAGGGCAGGTGAAGCGGACGAATGTTTGAGATCAGGGGGAGACGGATACGAGTGTCGCGCGGAGATACGGGGACGCTGGTGGCCAGCGCGCGCGGCGTGACGCTGGGCGAGGCGGATCGGGTGCTGCTCACGGTGCGCGGAGAGGACGGCGCGGCGGTCATCGAGAAGGTGGAGACGCCGGACGCGGAGGGAACGGCGCGCTTCCATTTCGTGAATGCGGACACGGAGGAATTGGAGCCGGGCGGGTATCTGTGGGATCTTCGCTACGTGCTGGGCGCGACGATGACGGACGGACGCGTGACGGACGGGGAGCGGGTCGTCACGCCCTTTGCGCCGTCGGGCTTTGAGGTGATGGAGGTGGTGGGCGATGTCTGAGATGTGCGTGGAGCTGAACAGCGGCGAGATGATCGTGCGGCTGGAGGCGGAGGAGACGGAGGCCGCGAGAAAAGCGGCGCTGGCGGCGGAGCAGGCCGCGCGGGCTGCCGGAGATGCCGAGGCGCTGACGCGGGAAGCGGAAGTGGTGCGCGTCGAGGCGGAACAGAGACGCGCGGCCGCGGAATCCGCGCGCGCCGTTGCAGAGAGGGGCCGCGAGGGAGCGGAGGCGCAGCGGGCGTCGGCGGAAGCGGAGCGCGACGGCGCGGAGGAGGTTCGTGCGGCGGCGGAAGCGGGCCGGAACGGCGCGGAGGCGCTGCGCAAGGCGGCGGAGCAGGCGCGCGCGGGCGCGGAGATGGAGCGAGATAGCGCGGAAACCGCCCGCGCGTCTTCGGAGGACGCGCGAAAGAGCGCGGAAGCGGGGCGGGAGAGCGCGGAAACCGCCCGCGCGTCTTCGGAGGACGCGCGAAGGGCCGCTGAGACGGGGCGAGAGCGCGCGGAAAGCGCCCGCGCGTCTTCGGAGGGCACGCGAGAGCGCGCTGAAACGGGGCGAGAGAGCGCAGAAGCCGCCCGTGCGTCTTCGGAGGACGCGCGAAAGACTGCGGAAGCGGGGCGGGAGAGCGCGGAGACCGCTCGCGCGTCTTCAGAAAATGCGCGCAAGACGGCGGAGGACGCGCGAAAGAGCGCGGAGACAGAGCGAGAGCAGGCGGAAGCGTCGCGGGCAGCCGCGGAGGACGCGCGAAAGGGCGCGGAGACGGAGCGGGAGCAGGCGGAGTCGAAGCGAGCAGCCGCGGAGGACGCGCGGAAGAGCGCGGAGACGAAGCGTGCGGAGGCGGAAGCTGTCCGGGTGACGGCGGAGGACACGCGGAAGAGCGCGGAGACTGGCAGGGCGAATGCGGAAGCGTCGCGTGTAGCCGCAGAGGACGCGCGGAAGAGCGCGGAGACGGGCAGGGCGAATGCGGAAACGGCGCGCAAGACGGCGGAGGACGCGCGAAAGAGCGCGGAGACGGGACGGGAGCAGGCGGAAGCGAAGCGCGTCGCGGACAGCGCAAAGGCGCTGCTGGACGCGCAGGCCGCCGTGGACGCCGCGGACGGCTGGGCGCGCGCGGAGGCGTCGGCCCGGACGCTGGACGTCGGCGCGGCGGCGAGCGCGAGCGTGACGACCGCCGAAGACGGGCACAAGCTGCTGACGCTGGGCCTGCCCAGAGGCGAGCGCGGGCCGCGAGGACGCGGGCTTACGGCGATGGGCGCCTGGACGGCCGGCGTGCAGTACCTGTGCAGCGACGACGTGCAGCATTTCGTGCTGTACGAGGACAGCAGCTACGTGTGCCGTCAGTCCCACACGTCGGGCGCGGAGAGCGCGCCGCCCGCCGCGGCCTATTGGACGCTGCTCGCGTCCAAGGGAAGCGTGGACAACCTGCCCGGCATGCGCGGCGCGACGGCGGATACGGCGGGCGAGGCGGGGCTCGTGCCCGCGCCTGCGGCAGGCGCACAGGGCCGGTACCTGCGGGGGGACGGCACGTGGCAGACGCCGCCGAACACGACGTACAGCACGGCGACGGCGAGCGCGGACGGCCTGATGGCGAAGGGCGACAAGGCGAAGCTGGACGGTGTGGCGGCAAACGCGAACAACTACGCGCACCCGACATCGGCTGGCAGTAAGCACATCCCGGCGGGCGGCGCGAGCGGTCAGATTCTGCGCTGGGGCGCGGACGGCACGGCAACATGGGGCGCGGACAACAACACGACCTACAGCGACATGAAAGGCGCGACGGCGGAGGATGCGGGCAAAAGCGGCCTCGTACCGGCCCCGGCTGCCGGCACACAGGGCCGATACCTGCGGGGGGACGGCACGTGGCAGACACCGCCGAACACGACGTACAGCCCGGCGACGGCGAGCGCGGACGGCCTGATGGCGAAGGGCGACAAGGCGAAGCTGGACGGCGTGGCGGCAAACGCGAACAACTACGCGCACCCGACATCGGCTGGCAGTAAGCACATCCCGGCGGGCGGCGCGAACGGTCAGATTCTGCGTTGGAGCGCGGACGGCACGGCGGCGTGGGGCGCGGACAACAACACGACCTACAGCGACATGAAAGGCGCGACGGCGGAGGCCGCAGGCGCGAACGGCCTCGTACCGGCCCCGGCGGCAGGCACACAGGGCAAATATCTGCGAGGGGACGGCACGTGGCAGACGCCGCCGAACACGACGTACGGCGTCGCGACGGCGAGCGCGGATGGCCTGATGGCGAAGGGCGACAAGGCGAAGCTGGACGGCGTGGCGACGAACGCCAACAACTACGCGCACCCGACGAACGCGGGGAACAAGCACATCCCGGCGGGCGGCGCGAGCGGGCAGATCCTGCGCTGGAGCGCGGATGGCACGGCGGCGTGGGGCGCGGACAACGACACGACGTACGGACTGGCGACGGGAAGCGCGGACGGCCTGATGAGCAGCGCGGACAAAAAGAAGCTGGACGGATTTGGCGATGCGGACAGTTATCTGGATCACCCGGTCGTGTTTTCGCTGCCGGTCTCCGCGTGGACGGGCAGCGGGCCGTATAGCGCGGTGATCAGCGACGCGCGGTTTGCGGAAGACACGAAAATCGATTCGACCGATTTAAGCGCGGACACGTTAAACCATCTGCCCCACGCCGCGATTGATTACGAAACGACTGACGGTAAAATTACGCTAACGACGGAGATCAAACCGAGCATCACGCTGGCCGGGACATTTTGGATTCGGCGCGTGGCGCAGGCGTAATGTGATGGAGGAAAAATCTATATATGCATACGTTTTATGCCGGTTTGAATCAAACGGAGAAACTGGCCTGAAAGTAATGTAAACAGTTCATTTGATGCTCGTATACTCCTGTCTCGCAACGTATGCCATTGCGGGCAGGGGGTGCGGGACTGTGAGAGGCAGGATCTATAGTCCCCCACCACGTTATGGCAGGCCGGTGGATTTGTTGGACAACCACGGTTTTGAGATCGCGCAGGCCGGATATGGCGGAATGCATGGCACCGTACAATACGCGGCTGACCGGTGGAAAATCGATGGGTATAGCGTTACAGTTTCGCGCAGCGACGGAGTGTTGACAATAGCGGGTACAAGCACGTGGTCTATCATGAATCAGGCGCTTCGCGACGATGCTCGTCAGGCGTGCAGAGGACAAACCGTCACACTGGTGGTATATCTCGCCAGCGGATATATTGCCTGTGCACAATATGACATACCAGCATCCGGAACGTTTGACACGCAGGGCGTCAATCTGGAAAATAGCTGGGCTGCGAACGTTTTTGCCAGCGGCAACGAGATATGCGTTAGGGTATACAATGTCACAAACAGCGACGTCCTAAAAATAAAACGTGTGCTGCTGTTGACGGGAGGTTACACGCTCGATACGCTGCCTCCTTATACCCCGCGCCCTTACAGCGTCGAACTCGCAGAATGTCAACGGTATTTTGAGCGCATAGGCGATGCCCATAGCGAGCTGCTATCGACGACTATGCTTGTGGATGGGCAGCGATATGCGATGTTCATGATTCATTATGCGCCAAAGAGGAAAACGCCTACGATTCTGCTCAGTGCCGCCTCAAATTATCGAGTACTGACAAAGGGGCTTCAAGAAAACATGGCCTCTGCGAACTCGATAGAAAGTTTGTCGGCGTATAGTGTGATGAATACTGACGCCACTATAATTGTGAAAATGAATGGAGGCGTGTATGCAAATAATGCTATTTTGCAGCGCTCAGACAGCGCGACCGCTGCGTGGATCGATGTGGTTGCCGATCTGTGATTTGTGAAACGATAAGGAGATGATATCTGGTGAAAGGTAATATCAATGGTATTTTTGCACCGCTGATTCAGGAGGTGCGCATATGAATGGTCAGATTACCGGCGGTGTGCGCGCGATCATAGACCGGGTGTACCCGATTGGTATCATATTGGATTTTGCCGTCGAATCAGACCCTAATACCTCCATCGGCTGCGGGACGGTATGGCAGCGCATTGCAGATGGTCGGGCGCTGATCGCTTCGGACGCGGCCCATCCGGTCGGATGGACGGGTGGTGAGGCGGCGCACACGCTGATAAACCCAGAGTTGCCATCTCACTATCACGATATAGCAATGGCCGAAGCAGGCGGATCGCCATATTGGGGCCCGATAAGTATCACACAGCTAAGTGGCTCGAAGTGGAGCACGACCAAGAATACTGGGGGTGGTGAACCCCACAACAACATGCAGCCCTCGCTTGCGGTGTGTCGTTGGGTGCGTACTGCGTAAGTACCGTTGAACACTGAAAATCACAAAAGGTTCACGATGTTTGACTGCTTATTTTAGAGCCTTTACAAACATGATCTGTATCGATATATCGATGAAAGAGGTGCACAAAATGGAGGACTTAAAACGTTGAAGGTTTATTGATGAGAGGTGCACAATGACAGGAACACTTTACACGCCACCACGAACTGTCGCGCCAGATGATTTGCTGGTCAACAGCAATTTTCGCAATCCTGTTAACCAACGAGGAAAAACGATCTACACACCAACGTCCATTTCATACACGATAGACAGATGGATGATAAACGGGGTATCGAGCGGAGCGGGGGAACTCGATATAACCGGCGATGGCGTCCGGGTTAGCCCGATACAAGATTATGTGGACCTCAGTCAAAACATCGAACAATACAGCCGGTTAAAGGGACATGTCTGCACCGCCGTAGTGTGTGCGAACGGCGAAATATCTTCGGGATGTTGTTATATGGGCGAGACAGCAGACCCTGTAACACTTGGGCCGGTCAAACTGTATTCGATCAATGCGCGGAATGTTATATTCAGGGCGTATGAACCGGTCACACTACAATGGGCTGCGCTATACGAAGGAGTTTATACCGCTGACATGCTGCCGCCTTATATACCTCGCCCATATGGTGTCGTGCTCACGGAGTGCCAGCGGTATTATTACCAAACCTGGGATGGGCCGACCCCTGCCACGACAGCAGGTATTGTTGCGTGCGAGGCAATTACGGATGCACGTTTGGGGGTACACATCGCGTTA harbors:
- a CDS encoding phage baseplate protein, with product MNGQITGGVRAIIDRVYPIGIILDFAVESDPNTSIGCGTVWQRIADGRALIASDAAHPVGWTGGEAAHTLINPELPSHYHDIAMAEAGGSPYWGPISITQLSGSKWSTTKNTGGGEPHNNMQPSLAVCRWVRTA